The following proteins come from a genomic window of Mycobacterium sp. DL:
- a CDS encoding universal stress protein, producing the protein MSSSSAHPGIVVGVDGSPQSDAAVEWAVRAAALRGVALVLVHALTDPSATAWLDVPLPEDYWESRRKTAEVLLDDATRIARGALPVTQSLTVDRALVTGSPRAVLVDMSEHADMVVVGCRGLRAIQRAVLGSVSAGLVHHARCPVAVVREAPSEDLREAPILVGIDGSPVSERAVAIAFDEASRRGVDLVALHTWLESTDDFIGVGWPDVREQADEILAERLAGWQQRYPDVSVHRVVAMDNPIRQLLELSGSAQLMVVGSHGRGGLVGLLLGSVSSAVVQSARIPVIVARSRP; encoded by the coding sequence ATGTCCTCGAGTTCAGCGCATCCCGGGATCGTCGTCGGCGTCGACGGCTCACCGCAGTCCGACGCAGCAGTCGAGTGGGCGGTCCGCGCTGCGGCGCTGCGTGGCGTTGCGCTCGTTCTGGTTCACGCACTGACGGATCCCAGCGCTACCGCGTGGCTGGATGTGCCACTGCCCGAGGACTATTGGGAAAGCCGGCGGAAGACTGCCGAGGTGCTGCTCGACGACGCGACACGGATCGCGCGCGGGGCGCTGCCGGTCACACAGTCCTTGACGGTGGATCGGGCACTGGTCACCGGCAGCCCGCGGGCAGTGCTGGTGGACATGTCCGAGCACGCCGACATGGTTGTGGTGGGCTGTCGTGGCCTGCGAGCAATTCAACGGGCCGTGCTCGGTTCGGTCAGTGCCGGTCTCGTTCATCACGCCCGCTGCCCCGTCGCGGTTGTTCGCGAGGCGCCGTCGGAAGACCTCCGCGAGGCGCCGATCCTGGTCGGCATCGACGGCTCCCCGGTGTCCGAACGTGCCGTCGCGATCGCGTTCGACGAAGCGTCGCGCAGGGGCGTGGACCTCGTCGCGCTGCACACCTGGCTGGAGAGCACCGACGATTTCATCGGGGTCGGGTGGCCCGACGTCCGTGAACAGGCCGACGAGATCCTCGCCGAACGGCTGGCAGGCTGGCAGCAGCGCTACCCGGACGTATCAGTGCACCGTGTCGTCGCTATGGACAACCCGATCCGCCAGTTGCTCGAGCTCTCCGGTTCCGCCCAGCTGATGGTGGTGGGCAGTCACGGACGAGGCGGTCTCGTCGGGCTTCTCCTGGGTTCGGTCAGCTCAGCGGTGGTGCAATCCGCACGGATTCCGGTGATCGTGGCGAGGTCGCGCCCATGA